One window of Magallana gigas chromosome 2, xbMagGiga1.1, whole genome shotgun sequence genomic DNA carries:
- the LOC105335704 gene encoding probable serine/threonine-protein kinase tsuA isoform X3 — protein MYLIPLCLVLLDVLLSTNAQMIRDGRFFNLRNRPPFLRFPQLPPPGGFNPRFPFPQGGGTLRGAINQPRQFWPNNRNDRAIPGRQTSDFRNNPNNRPTGQNIVRPPFGAVQQPVPNVRNDRFPNSFANQNQNRFLRPAVNTNDLNTLRNDFSTFQQMRNIPQFPTDLFARRSPQSGPAAIAPFSQLPTQNLGQTRSNSPISGSTDNSQIFRQQQQQQQQQQQQQQQQQQQQQQQQIQQQQQQQQQQQQQQQDVERQRLELQQSLMRRQQALQMALQQQQQQQQQTQQQAVSQQVPAVPQFNQQTFMQQSTPSPPASNPWLFPDNSLPLSPTNIIRALPPVSGSTNNEASLQTQPQTVQPGSIGSSPTEHLFDGHLTHQQALDRFAAPPVETGSAANGEPAIPGAEISHTLITIKDEQGNVIAEQLFPEGSSDATIEKYISEISANYTNQVRQGTAAAPGTGLGTSGNTASAPIGSGQEQSSAAIGTASGPSPSAGVR, from the exons ATGTATTTAATACCTCTGTGTTTAGTACTGTTGGATGTACTCCTTTCAACAAATG CGCAGATGATACGGGATGGGAGATTTTTTAACTTGAGAAACAGGCCTCCTTTTTTGAGATTTCCCCAACTCCCACCACCGGGGGGCTTCAATCCAAGGTTTCCTTTTCCACAGGGCGGTGGAACTTTAAGAGGCGCCATCAACCAGCCCCGACAGTTCTGGCCCAACAACAGAAATGACAGGGCTATTCCTGGACGTCAAACATCAGATTTCAGGAATAATCCAAATAACAGACCGACTGGTCAGAACATTGTCAGGCCCCCATTTGGTGCCGTTCAACAGCCAGTACCTAATGTACGAAATGATCGTTTTCCGAACTCATTCGCGAATCAGAatcaaaacagatttttaagACCTGCTGTTAATacaaatgatttgaatacatTGCGAAACGATTTTTCAACTTTTCAACAAATGAGGAATATTCCTCAGTTTCCAACAGATTTATTCGCTCGAAGAAGCCCACAATCCGGTCCAGCTGCCATTGCACCATTTAGTCAGTTACCTACACAAAATCTTGGACAAACGAGATCAAACTCTCCTATCTCTGGTTCAACTGATAATTCCCAGATTTTtagacaacaacaacaacaacaacaacagcagcaacaacaacaacagcagcaacaacaacaacaacagcagcaGCAAatacaacaacagcaacaacaacagcagcagcaacaacaacaacaacaagacGTAGAGCGTCAAAGATTAGAGCTACAACAATCTCTAATGAGAAGACAACAAGCATTACAGATGGctttacaacaacaacaacaacagcagcaGCAAACACAACAACAAGCTGTGAGTCAACAGGTTCCAGCAGTACCTCAGTTTAACCAACAAACTTTTATGCAACAATCAACACCTTCGCCCCCAGCCTCAAACCCTTGGTTGTTCCCTGACAATTCTCTGCCTTTGTCACCAACGAATATCATTCGTGCTCTTCCACCGGTATCTGGATCTACAAACAATGAGGCTTCTCTGCAGACTCAACCGCAAACAGTTCAGCCCGGAAGTATTGGTTCTTCCCCTACTGAACACTTGTTTGATGGACATCTTACACATCAACAGGCTCTGGACAGATTCGCAGCACCACCGGTAGAAACAGGCTCAGCTGCCAACGGAGAACCTGCCATCCCAGGAGCCGAAATTAGCCACACCCTGATTACAATTAAGGATGAACAGGGAAATGTCATTGCCGAACAGTTATTCCCAGAGGGATCAAGCGACGCaacaattgaaaaatatatatctgaaaTATCCGCTAATTACACGAACCAGGTGAGACAGGGAACTGCAGCGGCCCCTGGCACCGGGCTAGGAACTTCCGGTAATACAGCGTCTGCGCCGATCGGTAGTGGACAGGAACAGTCCAGCGCCGCTATTGGAACAGCTTCCGGACCTTCCCCTTCTGCCG GTGTTCGATAG
- the LOC105335704 gene encoding probable serine/threonine-protein kinase tsuA isoform X2 codes for MYLIPLCLVLLDVLLSTNAQMIRDGRFFNLRNRPPFLRFPQLPPPGGFNPRFPFPQGGGTLRGAINQPRQFWPNNRNDRAIPGRQTSDFRNNPNNRPTGQNIVRPPFGAVQQPVPNVRNDRFPNSFANQNQNRFLRPAVNTNDLNTLRNDFSTFQQMRNIPQFPTDLFARRSPQSGPAAIAPFSQLPTQNLGQTRSNSPISGSTDNSQIFRQQQQQQQQQQQQQQQQQQQQQQQQIQQQQQQQQQQQQQQQDVERQRLELQQSLMRRQQALQMALQQQQQQQQQTQQQAVSQQVPAVPQFNQQTFMQQSTPSPPASNPWLFPDNSLPLSPTNIIRALPPVSGSTNNEASLQTQPQTVQPGSIGSSPTEHLFDGHLTHQQALDRFAAPPVETGSAANGEPAIPGAEISHTLITIKDEQGNVIAEQLFPEGSSDATIEKYISEISANYTNQVRQGTAAAPGTGLGTSGNTASAPIGSGQEQSSAAIGTASGPSPSAGTDLPSLFQSFLENPEGFRGVR; via the exons ATGTATTTAATACCTCTGTGTTTAGTACTGTTGGATGTACTCCTTTCAACAAATG CGCAGATGATACGGGATGGGAGATTTTTTAACTTGAGAAACAGGCCTCCTTTTTTGAGATTTCCCCAACTCCCACCACCGGGGGGCTTCAATCCAAGGTTTCCTTTTCCACAGGGCGGTGGAACTTTAAGAGGCGCCATCAACCAGCCCCGACAGTTCTGGCCCAACAACAGAAATGACAGGGCTATTCCTGGACGTCAAACATCAGATTTCAGGAATAATCCAAATAACAGACCGACTGGTCAGAACATTGTCAGGCCCCCATTTGGTGCCGTTCAACAGCCAGTACCTAATGTACGAAATGATCGTTTTCCGAACTCATTCGCGAATCAGAatcaaaacagatttttaagACCTGCTGTTAATacaaatgatttgaatacatTGCGAAACGATTTTTCAACTTTTCAACAAATGAGGAATATTCCTCAGTTTCCAACAGATTTATTCGCTCGAAGAAGCCCACAATCCGGTCCAGCTGCCATTGCACCATTTAGTCAGTTACCTACACAAAATCTTGGACAAACGAGATCAAACTCTCCTATCTCTGGTTCAACTGATAATTCCCAGATTTTtagacaacaacaacaacaacaacaacagcagcaacaacaacaacagcagcaacaacaacaacaacagcagcaGCAAatacaacaacagcaacaacaacagcagcagcaacaacaacaacaacaagacGTAGAGCGTCAAAGATTAGAGCTACAACAATCTCTAATGAGAAGACAACAAGCATTACAGATGGctttacaacaacaacaacaacagcagcaGCAAACACAACAACAAGCTGTGAGTCAACAGGTTCCAGCAGTACCTCAGTTTAACCAACAAACTTTTATGCAACAATCAACACCTTCGCCCCCAGCCTCAAACCCTTGGTTGTTCCCTGACAATTCTCTGCCTTTGTCACCAACGAATATCATTCGTGCTCTTCCACCGGTATCTGGATCTACAAACAATGAGGCTTCTCTGCAGACTCAACCGCAAACAGTTCAGCCCGGAAGTATTGGTTCTTCCCCTACTGAACACTTGTTTGATGGACATCTTACACATCAACAGGCTCTGGACAGATTCGCAGCACCACCGGTAGAAACAGGCTCAGCTGCCAACGGAGAACCTGCCATCCCAGGAGCCGAAATTAGCCACACCCTGATTACAATTAAGGATGAACAGGGAAATGTCATTGCCGAACAGTTATTCCCAGAGGGATCAAGCGACGCaacaattgaaaaatatatatctgaaaTATCCGCTAATTACACGAACCAGGTGAGACAGGGAACTGCAGCGGCCCCTGGCACCGGGCTAGGAACTTCCGGTAATACAGCGTCTGCGCCGATCGGTAGTGGACAGGAACAGTCCAGCGCCGCTATTGGAACAGCTTCCGGACCTTCCCCTTCTGCCG GTACAGATTTGCCGAGTTTATTCCAGTCCTTTTTAGAGAACCCTGAGGGATTTAGAG GTGTTCGATAG
- the LOC105335702 gene encoding uncharacterized protein isoform X5 produces the protein MTTMLQCLVILLLSGISLINAQRTFGGAFDGNDMLNANTGGVDDTLRGFDPNMRIPRFRNRRLGDLPRPLQMEVINSLIANGVRGSRVANGVVNGAGIRTGGVDINTRRFAANGAQGRGFGVDTFTATGTNGGGVGARRFTVNNRFGDTLSSTRIGRIPPATGGQTIDLGATRTNGRIGGRPGVRTTRLTGGMPRSGILGGLGSNVDDLFLDPVSGRRVLVRPVGVANNIVNQRTNGDGGIGGGVPDIPPMNGFRDMNGGRRFPTPTFAGGPQANFRRQQLPIFPPNGMTGPSRVSTMNDGFPNDRVSAFPFGGIQNDISNNMAPQPIDLSSLEPFPDNIGGRPPFNFPPPGPDAGRPMLPPGGPPPGFALPPGMGRVTFPRQPPMDRPGTGASSRTQQSPNVRSFGTPTLSNTGNQNFQQRRTVSSRLFGTPSVNTVPESRSLRNFQSFGATFPNTAPGSRSLGNSQSFGTSSLNTGTSSRSQQQQSRNSSVDVQIDDFLSTLDALIAAESAARGVPNSQNFPPTSGFVPANTASFNTPDTARGFNNAPASSPTLNDFTLPTSLPDPQFRRDSRLWSSTASGSTANAMLPTNGAHGSQNFVSGTGRVQANTGSLGARNTALNNNIRTSSSFGSFGGSALASNGVASSQGNTLSSASQNFNAEIPKQSPQEIRSGALQAVHSIANTKRATTEGFFLDGQGPTEGSTVISGDSFIDWSHFNKALQDNGFETHMPSRTDINGNIVMVTPSTTPSPQTTATPGRQSRFR, from the exons ATGACAACAATGTTGCAGTGTCTGGTGATACTTCTGTTGTCTGGAATTTCGTTGATAA ACGCCCAGAGAACTTTTGGTGGTGCTTTTGATGGAAATGACATGCTAAATGCAAACACTGGGGGTGTAGATGATACACTGCGGGGATTTGATCCAAACATGCGGATTCCAAGGTTCAGAAATCGTCGCCTTGGTGATCTACCACGACCTCTTCAAATGGAGGTCATAAACTCTCTGATAGCAAATGGTGTGAGAGGAAGTCGTGTGGCAAACGGGGTTGTTAATGGAGCTGGTATCAGAACTGGTGGTGTTGATATAAATACAAGAAGATTTGCTGCTAATGGCGCTCAGGGGCGTGGTTTTGGTGTTGACACCTTCACAGCAACCGGGACAAATGGCGGTGGAGTCGGTGCCCGTAGGTTTACTGTTAACAACAGGTTCGGAGATACCCTTTCTTCAACAAGAATTGGAAGAATACCTCCTGCAACCGGCGGCCAAACGATTGATCTGGGAGCAACACGCACCAACGGGAGAATAGGAGGGAGACCCGGGGTCCGTACCACACGTCTGACGGGGGGAATGCCTCGCAGTGGAATCTTGGGAGGACTGGGCAGCAATGTGGACGATCTGTTCCTTGACCCCGTGTCAGGTAGACGAGTGCTTGTGCGGCCCGTTGGTGTCGCAAATAACATAGTAAATCAGAGGACCAATGGAGACGGTGGAATCGGTGGTGGGGTACCCGACATCCCTCCCATGAATGGCTTCAGGGACATGAATGGAGGGAGAAGGTTTCCAACACCAACATTCGCAGGTGGACCACAGGCAAATTTCAGAAGACAAC AGCTGCCGATCTTTCCACCCAATGGAATGACAGGACCATCCCGTGTATCAACCATGAATGATGGATTTCCAAATGATAGAG TCTCTGCGTTTCCTTTCGGTGGAATTCAAAACGATATAAGTAACAATATGGCACCTCAACCTATCGATCTTAGCTCTTTGGAACCTTTTCCAG ACAATATTGGTGGAAGACCTCCATTCAATTTCCCTCCCCCTGGACCTGACGCCGGACGTCCAATGCTTCCCCCTGGCGGCCCACCCCCGGGATTTGCACTCCCACCAGGAATGGGTCGTGTGACCTTCCCACGTCAACCTCCGATGGATAGGCCCGGAACAGGAG CATCATCTAGAACTCAACAATCTCCCAACGTAAGATCTTTTGGGACCCCTACACTGTCCAACACtgggaatcaaaattttcaacagCGAAGAACGGTCAGTTCACGTTTATTTGGGACACCTTCTGTCAACACTGTGCCTGAATCTCGCTCTCTACGCAACTTTCAGTCATTTGGAGCAACTTTTCCTAACACTGCGCCAGGTTCGCGCTCTTTAGGCAATTCACAGTCATTTGGGACTTCCTCTCTTAACACTGGCACAAGTTCCCGTTCCCAGCAACAGCAATCCAGAAACTCATCAGTTGACGTTCAAATCGACGACTTTCTAAGCACCTTAGATGCTTTGATTGCTGCAGAGTCCGCCGCTCGAGGCGTACCAAATTCCCAGAATTTTCCACCAACTTCCGGTTTTGTGCCAGCAAATACTGCTTCTTTCAACACCCCTGACACGGCTAGAGGGTTCAACAATGCACCGGCAAGCTCGCCAACACTCAATGATTTTACATTGCCAACATCTTTGCCAG ATCCCCAATTCCGAAGAGACAGCCGTCTGTGGAGTTCTACTGCATCAGGCTCTACTGCCAACGCAATGTTGCCGACAAACGGTGCTCATGGTAGCCAAAACTTTGTCTCAGGAACTGGACGTGTTCAGGCAAATACTGGATCGTTGGGTGCCAGAAACACTGCTCTAAATAATAATATTAGAACAAGTTCAAGTTTTGGTTCTTTTGGGGGATCTGCTTTAGCAAGTAACGGGGTTGCTAGTAGCCAAGGAAATACCCTCTCCTCTGCTTCTCAGAACTTCAATGCAGAAATTCCAAAGCAATCACCCCAAGAAATCCGGAGCGGTGCTCTTCAAGCAGTTCATTCTATAGCCAACACTAAAAGAG cAACCACTGAAGGTTTTTTCTTGGACGGACAAGGGCCCACCGAAG GATCAACCGTCATAAGTGGAGATTCTTTCATCGACTGGAGTCATTTTAACAAAGCTCTTCAAGATAACGGATTTGAAACCCACATGCCGTCAAGAACGGATATAAACGGAAATATTGTAATGGTGACGCCCTCCACTACCCCATCCCCACAAACCACGGCCACTCCGGGGAGACAATCACG ATTTAGGTAA
- the LOC105335704 gene encoding probable serine/threonine-protein kinase tsuA isoform X1: MYLIPLCLVLLDVLLSTNAQMIRDGRFFNLRNRPPFLRFPQLPPPGGFNPRFPFPQGGGTLRGAINQPRQFWPNNRNDRAIPGRQTSDFRNNPNNRPTGQNIVRPPFGAVQQPVPNVRNDRFPNSFANQNQNRFLRPAVNTNDLNTLRNDFSTFQQMRNIPQFPTDLFARRSPQSGPAAIAPFSQLPTQNLGQTRSNSPISGSTDNSQIFRQQQQQQQQQQQQQQQQQQQQQQQQIQQQQQQQQQQQQQQQDVERQRLELQQSLMRRQQALQMALQQQQQQQQQTQQQAVSQQVPAVPQFNQQTFMQQSTPSPPASNPWLFPDNSLPLSPTNIIRALPPVSGSTNNEASLQTQPQTVQPGSIGSSPTEHLFDGHLTHQQALDRFAAPPVETGSAANGEPAIPGAEISHTLITIKDEQGNVIAEQLFPEGSSDATIEKYISEISANYTNQVRQGTAAAPGTGLGTSGNTASAPIGSGQEQSSAAIGTASGPSPSAGFFRNAFQQWGSVPRRTDLPSLFQSFLENPEGFRGVR, translated from the exons ATGTATTTAATACCTCTGTGTTTAGTACTGTTGGATGTACTCCTTTCAACAAATG CGCAGATGATACGGGATGGGAGATTTTTTAACTTGAGAAACAGGCCTCCTTTTTTGAGATTTCCCCAACTCCCACCACCGGGGGGCTTCAATCCAAGGTTTCCTTTTCCACAGGGCGGTGGAACTTTAAGAGGCGCCATCAACCAGCCCCGACAGTTCTGGCCCAACAACAGAAATGACAGGGCTATTCCTGGACGTCAAACATCAGATTTCAGGAATAATCCAAATAACAGACCGACTGGTCAGAACATTGTCAGGCCCCCATTTGGTGCCGTTCAACAGCCAGTACCTAATGTACGAAATGATCGTTTTCCGAACTCATTCGCGAATCAGAatcaaaacagatttttaagACCTGCTGTTAATacaaatgatttgaatacatTGCGAAACGATTTTTCAACTTTTCAACAAATGAGGAATATTCCTCAGTTTCCAACAGATTTATTCGCTCGAAGAAGCCCACAATCCGGTCCAGCTGCCATTGCACCATTTAGTCAGTTACCTACACAAAATCTTGGACAAACGAGATCAAACTCTCCTATCTCTGGTTCAACTGATAATTCCCAGATTTTtagacaacaacaacaacaacaacaacagcagcaacaacaacaacagcagcaacaacaacaacaacagcagcaGCAAatacaacaacagcaacaacaacagcagcagcaacaacaacaacaacaagacGTAGAGCGTCAAAGATTAGAGCTACAACAATCTCTAATGAGAAGACAACAAGCATTACAGATGGctttacaacaacaacaacaacagcagcaGCAAACACAACAACAAGCTGTGAGTCAACAGGTTCCAGCAGTACCTCAGTTTAACCAACAAACTTTTATGCAACAATCAACACCTTCGCCCCCAGCCTCAAACCCTTGGTTGTTCCCTGACAATTCTCTGCCTTTGTCACCAACGAATATCATTCGTGCTCTTCCACCGGTATCTGGATCTACAAACAATGAGGCTTCTCTGCAGACTCAACCGCAAACAGTTCAGCCCGGAAGTATTGGTTCTTCCCCTACTGAACACTTGTTTGATGGACATCTTACACATCAACAGGCTCTGGACAGATTCGCAGCACCACCGGTAGAAACAGGCTCAGCTGCCAACGGAGAACCTGCCATCCCAGGAGCCGAAATTAGCCACACCCTGATTACAATTAAGGATGAACAGGGAAATGTCATTGCCGAACAGTTATTCCCAGAGGGATCAAGCGACGCaacaattgaaaaatatatatctgaaaTATCCGCTAATTACACGAACCAGGTGAGACAGGGAACTGCAGCGGCCCCTGGCACCGGGCTAGGAACTTCCGGTAATACAGCGTCTGCGCCGATCGGTAGTGGACAGGAACAGTCCAGCGCCGCTATTGGAACAGCTTCCGGACCTTCCCCTTCTGCCG GGTTTTTTCGGAATGCTTTTCAACAATGGGGAAGTGTCCCAAGAC GTACAGATTTGCCGAGTTTATTCCAGTCCTTTTTAGAGAACCCTGAGGGATTTAGAG GTGTTCGATAG